GGACAGAAGGTTGAGGGAGCGTTCTCCGACACCCTGGTCCTGGCCGGCAGGAAGCTCCAGGACCTGCGGTACGGTGAGAACCCCCACCAGAGGGCGGCCTTTTACTCGGCCGGGACCTCCTTCGAACCGCTTCTGACACAGGCCCGCCAGCTGTGGGGCAAGGAGCTGTCCTACAACAACATCCTGGACACCGACGCCACCTTGCAGCTGACCATGGAGTTCGACAAACCCGCGTGCATGATCATCAAACACACCAACCCGTGCGGGGCGGCCCTGGGCGACTCCCTGGCTGAAGCCCACCGGAAAGCGATGAAGACCGACCCGGTGTCGGCCTTCGGCGGGATCGTGGGCTTTAACCGGGAGGTGGACCGGGAGACCGCCGAAGAGGTCGCCAAGGTGTTCACCGAGGTGATCATCGCCCCCTCCTACGCGGAAGAAGCCCTCGAGATCCTCAAGACCAAAAAGAACCTCCGGATCCTGGAGCTTCCCGGAATGGACCGGCCTGCCATGGACCCGGCGATCCCGTTCATCCGAAGCACGGGCGGGGGCTACCTCGTCCAGGACCGGGACCTGTTGACCCTCGACGAGAAGAACCTCCGGGTAGCCACGAAGAGGACACCCACCCCCGAGGAGATGGCGGCCCTTCGTTTCGCCTGGGTCATCGGAAAGCACGTCAAATCCAACGCCATCATCTACGCCCGTGACGGCCAGCTCGTGGCCGTGGGAGCCGGGCAGATGAGCCGCGTGGATTCGGCCCGGATCGGCATCATGAAGGCCAACCTCCCCATCGAGGGCACTGTACTGGCATCGGACGCCTTCTTCCCGTTCAGGGACGGCGTGGACGCGGCCGCCGAAGCGGGCGTGACCGCCCTCATCCAGCCCGGGGGCAGCGTGAGGGATGAAGAGGTCATCGCCGCCGCCGACGAGCACGGCCTTGCCATGGTGTTTACGGGGATCAGGCACTTTAAACATTAAAAGAGGTGGTATGGAAGTAAGGGTGTATGGGAGTCTGGGTGTCACAGAGCAGATCACTTACCCCGTTACCCCCATACACCCATACCCCGACACAACACATAAAAGACATTCAGGGAGGCGAGAATGAAGGTTTTAGTTGTAGGTGGAGGGGGACGCGAACACAGTCTGGTCTGGAAGCTGAATCAGTCACCGCGGGTGACCCGGGTCTTCTGTGCCCCGGGCAACGCCGGGATCGCCCGGGAAGCAAAGGTGGTACCCCTCGACGTCACCGACATCGACGGCCTGGTGAAGTTCGCCACCCGTGAGGGGATCGACCTGACCTGCGTCGGTCCCGAACTTCCCCTGACCCTCGGGATCGTAGACGCCTTTGAGGCGGCGGGACTGAGGATCTTCGGGGCCAGCAAGGCCGCTGCGGAGATCGAGGGCAGCAAGGTGTTCACCAAGGACCTGCTGGCCAAGTACCACATCCCCACAGGGACGTACGGCGTATTCACCGACGTCGAGGCCGCAAAGGCCCATCTCGAGGAGGTGGGAGCGCCTATCGTGGTCAAGGCCGACGGCCTTGCGGCTGGGAAGGGAGCCATCGTATGCCTGACAGTGGCCGAGGCGCTCGAGGCGCTTGACCTGTGCATGGTCCAGCGGGCCTTCGGTGATGCCGGGGACAGGGTCGTCATCGAAGAGTTCCTCACGGGCGAGGAAGCCTCTTTCCTCGCCTTTTCGGACGGCAAGACCGTCCTGCCGTTGGCCACATCCCAGGACCACAAACCGATCTTCGACGGGGACAAGGGACCCAACACCGGCGGCATGGGGGCCTACTCCCCGGCACCGGTGGTCACCCCGGAGCTGTTCGATCAGGCCATGAACGAGATCATGATCCCCACGGTGCGGGCCATGGCCGCCGAGGGACGTCCGTACAAAGGGGTCCTGTACGCCGGCCTGATGATCGAGAACGGCAAGGCCAGGGTCCTCGAGTTCAACGCCCGGTTCGGGGACCCGGAGGCCCAACCCCTCTTCATGCGCATGGACGGCGACCTTGTCGACATAATGGAGGCGGTCATCGACGAGCGCCTCCACGAGGTGGAGCTCAGGTGGCAGGATGACGCCACTATCTGCGTGGTCATGGCCTCCGGAGGTTACCCGGGGCCGTACGAGAAAGGGAAGGTCATCACGGGCATCGAGGAGGCTGACGCCCTTCAGGACACGAAGGTCTTTCACGCCGGGACCACAGAGAAAGACGGCCGGATCGTCACCGCGGGAGGCCGGGTCCTGGGCGTGACCGCGAGGGGCCGGGACATCCCCCAGGCCATCGAGCGGGCCTACGCGGCATGCGCCCTCATCTCCTGGGATGGTGCACAGTATCGGACAGATATCGGGGCGAAAGCCATTAAGTTTTTGAAATAGGAGCGATCTCATATTTCTCACAACTGACCAGCGCCGCCCTGATACACGAAAAGCAAGATCCTTTTTCACCACCCGTTCGTCACTTTTGGACTGTGACTCACCAGGAGCCTGTCGGAGAACCCCATGCAGGCTCCTGGATATAGTTTTTCGGAAGTAGCATTTAGACCGAAAAGAACAAA
This window of the bacterium genome carries:
- the purD gene encoding phosphoribosylamine--glycine ligase; translation: MKVLVVGGGGREHSLVWKLNQSPRVTRVFCAPGNAGIAREAKVVPLDVTDIDGLVKFATREGIDLTCVGPELPLTLGIVDAFEAAGLRIFGASKAAAEIEGSKVFTKDLLAKYHIPTGTYGVFTDVEAAKAHLEEVGAPIVVKADGLAAGKGAIVCLTVAEALEALDLCMVQRAFGDAGDRVVIEEFLTGEEASFLAFSDGKTVLPLATSQDHKPIFDGDKGPNTGGMGAYSPAPVVTPELFDQAMNEIMIPTVRAMAAEGRPYKGVLYAGLMIENGKARVLEFNARFGDPEAQPLFMRMDGDLVDIMEAVIDERLHEVELRWQDDATICVVMASGGYPGPYEKGKVITGIEEADALQDTKVFHAGTTEKDGRIVTAGGRVLGVTARGRDIPQAIERAYAACALISWDGAQYRTDIGAKAIKFLK
- the purH gene encoding bifunctional phosphoribosylaminoimidazolecarboxamide formyltransferase/IMP cyclohydrolase, which translates into the protein MKRDPLPVARALVSVWDKTGLEPLCRSLTDLGVEIVSSGGTARALSEAGIPVVPVSEVTGFPEILDGRVKTLNPRIHGGILARKELPGHMEELDKHGIAAFDLVIVNLYPFQKTIEDPDASLPDALEMIDIGGPAMVRAAAKNFPSVAVVVNPERYGSVLDEIANEVGISFATRMALAREAFAHTCLYDSAVTGYLSALDEEGQKVEGAFSDTLVLAGRKLQDLRYGENPHQRAAFYSAGTSFEPLLTQARQLWGKELSYNNILDTDATLQLTMEFDKPACMIIKHTNPCGAALGDSLAEAHRKAMKTDPVSAFGGIVGFNREVDRETAEEVAKVFTEVIIAPSYAEEALEILKTKKNLRILELPGMDRPAMDPAIPFIRSTGGGYLVQDRDLLTLDEKNLRVATKRTPTPEEMAALRFAWVIGKHVKSNAIIYARDGQLVAVGAGQMSRVDSARIGIMKANLPIEGTVLASDAFFPFRDGVDAAAEAGVTALIQPGGSVRDEEVIAAADEHGLAMVFTGIRHFKH